One window from the genome of Spirosoma rhododendri encodes:
- a CDS encoding DUF2795 domain-containing protein has product MYWTLELASYLEDAPWPATKDELIDYSIRSGAPLEVVENLQELEDDGQPYESIEEIWPDYPTKDDFFFNEDEY; this is encoded by the coding sequence ATGTACTGGACACTCGAACTCGCTTCTTATCTTGAAGATGCCCCCTGGCCAGCCACGAAAGACGAACTGATTGATTACTCGATCCGCTCCGGTGCGCCACTGGAAGTCGTAGAGAATCTCCAGGAACTCGAGGATGATGGCCAACCCTATGAAAGCATTGAAGAAATCTGGCCGGACTACCCGACCAAAGATGACTTCTTCTTTAATGAGGACGAATACTAG
- a CDS encoding MFS transporter, whose translation MSSRSASLRPLFSLPVIVAALGYFVDVYDLLLFNIVRVPSLKDMGLSEAAISLEGGRILNIQQAGLLLGGILWGVLGDKRGRLSVLFGSIITYSLANIACGFVQNPGLYAALRFVAGLGLAGELGAGITLVSEILPRQLRGYGSSLVAGVGLFGAVVAYFTVSLFDWRTTYFIGGGLGLGLLVLRVTILESTLYQQVQQTKVKRGNFWALFQNRDRLMRYIWCMGISLPTYFVIGILATFGNEFGKALHLPEAIQPGRSVMFTYVGMVAGDLLSGPFSQLLQSRRKAIGLMMALTLLFVVIYLSGIVSTSGLFYGLCVGMGFGIGYIALFLTVTAESFGTNLRATATTSVANNVRATTLLSIPAFQAMKPAIGTLAAGGIIGLVCFGLAFLSLLKLPETFGRDLDYSEE comes from the coding sequence ATGTCATCCCGTTCTGCCTCGCTACGACCCCTGTTTTCGTTACCCGTCATCGTTGCCGCGCTCGGCTACTTTGTCGACGTGTACGACCTGCTGCTATTCAACATCGTGCGGGTACCGAGCCTGAAAGATATGGGCCTGTCGGAAGCGGCTATCTCGCTGGAAGGGGGTCGTATCCTCAACATTCAGCAGGCGGGTCTACTTCTGGGCGGTATTCTGTGGGGAGTACTGGGCGATAAACGCGGCCGGCTGTCGGTGCTGTTTGGCTCGATCATCACCTACTCGCTGGCCAACATCGCCTGTGGGTTTGTGCAGAATCCGGGATTGTATGCGGCTTTGCGATTCGTAGCCGGGCTGGGGCTGGCGGGCGAGCTGGGGGCGGGCATCACGCTGGTTAGCGAGATACTACCCCGGCAGTTGCGCGGTTACGGCTCGTCGCTGGTGGCGGGGGTGGGGCTGTTCGGAGCCGTGGTGGCGTACTTCACCGTCTCGCTCTTCGATTGGCGCACAACCTACTTCATCGGCGGTGGGCTGGGACTTGGTCTGCTGGTACTGCGCGTGACCATTCTGGAATCGACCCTGTATCAGCAGGTACAGCAAACCAAAGTCAAACGGGGTAATTTCTGGGCGCTGTTTCAGAACCGCGACCGGCTGATGCGCTACATCTGGTGCATGGGTATTTCGCTGCCAACATACTTCGTCATCGGCATTCTGGCGACGTTCGGCAATGAGTTTGGCAAAGCCCTGCACCTTCCCGAAGCCATTCAGCCGGGCCGTAGTGTCATGTTCACGTACGTCGGTATGGTAGCGGGCGACCTGCTCAGCGGTCCGTTTAGCCAGTTGCTCCAGTCGCGACGAAAAGCTATTGGCCTGATGATGGCGTTGACGCTGCTGTTTGTCGTCATTTACCTGTCCGGCATCGTGTCAACGAGCGGCCTGTTTTACGGCCTGTGCGTCGGGATGGGCTTCGGCATTGGATACATCGCCTTGTTCCTGACGGTCACGGCGGAGAGTTTTGGCACCAACCTGCGGGCGACGGCTACCACCTCGGTCGCCAACAACGTCCGGGCCACGACGCTGCTTAGTATTCCCGCCTTCCAAGCTATGAAGCCCGCTATCGGTACACTGGCAGCGGGCGGTATCATCGGGCTGGTTTGCTTCGGGCTGGCTTTTCTGTCGCTGCTCAAACTACCGGAAACGTTCGGCAGGGATCTGGACTACAGCGAGGAATAA
- the gldG gene encoding gliding motility-associated ABC transporter substrate-binding protein GldG — protein sequence MKAASLRTLIFLLVLIAVNVLSAFVFFRVDLTQEKRYTLSDATRTMLETLPGDIHVDVYLTGDLPPAFKRLESAVRETLDEFQVRAGKTITYRFIDPDAITSADEKNKLIDRLQQRGLLPTNLVANEGGKRTEKLLFPGAIVSYAGKEVPVLLLKGNKTASKEEQLNQSYEGVEFQLASAIQKLTQTGENRRRVGLLYSNTQVPPSRFADLLASVQEKYDLFFVDMSKPGPISGLDALLVPKPDRPFSDDAIFKIDQYVVNGGRALFFVDGQRVDSVSNEGTYAQPLNLNLDNLFFRWGVRLNRDVVKDLYCAPIPLNVGNMGDKPNIQLLPWRFYPLLNNFGKSGNPIVRNLDMVLARFTSSLDTVQSRGIQKIPLLLTSAYTQDLKAPALISYTEARKQPDPQTYNGGPKLIACLLEGKFTSLYANQILPGDPRAAGFRSEGVPSRVLICSDGDLVINDVNYRQNQPYPLGFDRFTRTTYANKDFAMNAIDYLVDPNGVIAARTRTVTLRPLDKIRLDASRTSWQLLNLLGPLLLIGLVGAGWQVARRSRYAR from the coding sequence ATGAAAGCTGCTTCGTTACGTACCCTTATTTTTTTACTGGTGCTGATTGCCGTCAATGTTCTGTCGGCCTTTGTCTTTTTTCGGGTCGACCTGACGCAGGAGAAACGCTACACGCTCTCGGATGCTACCCGCACGATGCTGGAAACCCTGCCCGGTGATATTCACGTCGACGTGTACCTGACGGGTGATCTGCCACCAGCGTTCAAACGACTGGAAAGTGCGGTGCGCGAAACGCTGGATGAATTTCAGGTGCGGGCCGGGAAAACAATCACCTACCGATTCATTGACCCCGACGCCATCACCAGTGCCGACGAAAAAAATAAGCTGATCGACCGACTTCAGCAGCGGGGCCTGCTGCCGACAAATCTGGTGGCCAACGAAGGGGGTAAGCGCACCGAAAAGCTGCTGTTTCCGGGAGCAATCGTTTCGTATGCCGGAAAGGAAGTGCCGGTACTGCTGCTCAAGGGAAACAAAACCGCGTCGAAGGAAGAGCAGCTGAACCAGTCGTATGAAGGGGTGGAATTTCAACTCGCATCGGCCATTCAGAAGCTGACCCAGACGGGTGAAAACCGCCGGCGCGTGGGCCTGCTTTACAGTAACACGCAGGTGCCTCCTTCCCGCTTCGCCGATCTGCTGGCGTCGGTACAGGAGAAGTACGATCTGTTTTTTGTGGACATGAGCAAGCCCGGCCCGATCAGTGGTCTCGACGCGTTGCTCGTTCCCAAGCCTGACCGCCCATTTTCCGACGATGCAATTTTTAAGATCGATCAGTACGTAGTCAACGGTGGCCGGGCGTTGTTTTTTGTGGATGGGCAGCGCGTCGATTCGGTCAGCAATGAAGGGACGTACGCTCAGCCGCTCAACCTGAACCTCGACAACCTGTTTTTCCGCTGGGGCGTCCGGCTCAACCGCGACGTGGTAAAGGATCTGTACTGTGCGCCTATTCCGCTCAACGTGGGCAACATGGGCGACAAACCCAACATTCAGCTGCTGCCGTGGCGGTTCTACCCGTTGCTCAACAACTTCGGCAAATCGGGCAACCCCATCGTCCGCAACCTCGACATGGTGCTGGCGCGATTCACTAGTTCGCTCGATACGGTGCAGTCGCGGGGCATCCAGAAAATTCCGCTGTTGTTGACCTCGGCCTACACCCAGGACCTGAAAGCACCTGCGCTGATTTCCTACACCGAAGCCCGCAAACAGCCCGATCCGCAAACGTACAACGGTGGACCCAAACTAATTGCCTGCCTGCTGGAAGGCAAATTCACCTCGCTGTACGCTAATCAGATTCTACCCGGCGACCCGCGTGCGGCTGGCTTTCGGTCCGAAGGCGTACCGTCGCGCGTGCTGATCTGCTCCGACGGCGATCTGGTTATCAACGACGTCAACTACCGGCAGAATCAGCCGTACCCGCTGGGCTTTGACCGCTTTACGCGCACGACCTACGCCAACAAGGATTTTGCGATGAACGCCATCGACTACCTCGTCGATCCCAACGGCGTCATTGCGGCCCGTACCCGTACAGTAACGCTGCGCCCGCTCGACAAAATCCGGCTCGACGCCAGCCGCACCAGCTGGCAGTTACTGAATCTGTTGGGTCCACTGCTGCTGATCGGGCTGGTTGGTGCTGGCTGGCAGGTAGCACGCCGAAGCCGCTACGCGCGGTAA
- a CDS encoding RNA polymerase sigma factor, translating into MADRPQRDALPDLVAGCLRNHRQSQELLYRQFYGFAMSVCMRYAPTRDSALEVLNDGFLKVFTRLDQYDSSQSFKSWLRRIMINTAIDQYRQETRHGQQSDIERAEQLAPSAEPDAYTQLAHEDLLTLVQQLSPAYRLVFNLYAIDGYAHDEIADKLGISVGSSKSNLARARENLRNLLKQHHPDEYARVTR; encoded by the coding sequence ATGGCCGATCGCCCCCAACGTGATGCTCTGCCCGACCTGGTGGCTGGTTGCCTGCGCAATCACCGTCAGAGCCAGGAATTGCTGTACCGGCAGTTTTACGGGTTCGCCATGAGCGTTTGCATGCGGTATGCACCTACCCGCGATAGTGCGCTGGAGGTGCTGAATGACGGCTTTTTAAAGGTTTTTACCCGACTGGATCAGTATGACTCGTCGCAGTCGTTTAAAAGCTGGCTCCGGCGAATCATGATTAATACCGCCATCGATCAGTATCGGCAGGAAACCCGTCACGGTCAGCAAAGCGATATTGAGCGCGCTGAGCAACTGGCCCCTTCGGCTGAACCGGACGCATACACGCAGTTGGCGCACGAAGACCTGCTGACGCTTGTACAGCAGCTGTCACCGGCATACCGACTGGTTTTCAATCTGTACGCTATCGACGGGTATGCACATGACGAGATTGCCGACAAGCTTGGTATTTCGGTTGGATCGTCGAAGTCAAATCTGGCCCGCGCTCGTGAAAACCTGCGGAATTTATTGAAACAACACCACCCCGATGAGTATGCAAGAGTTACCCGATGA
- a CDS encoding QcrA and Rieske domain-containing protein, whose translation MKTQQPEEQLNRGEFLRSLGMSSAALMAFYCMGTLSACSSKSTDPAPSTGSGTGTGTGTGTSGALDLTASANSALKTEGGYVYNGSMIVARVKGGGYVALARACTHQGTNVQYRLTQNDFYCPNHGSEFSTVGAVEVGPATTGLAVYKTALSTDGNTLTITT comes from the coding sequence ATGAAAACGCAACAGCCGGAAGAACAATTGAATCGGGGTGAATTTCTTCGCTCGCTGGGTATGAGCAGTGCCGCGCTGATGGCCTTCTATTGCATGGGTACGCTAAGCGCCTGCTCCAGCAAAAGCACCGATCCGGCCCCGTCGACTGGGAGCGGTACGGGTACTGGAACGGGAACAGGCACAAGCGGAGCGCTCGATCTGACGGCATCGGCCAACAGCGCACTCAAAACCGAAGGGGGTTACGTGTACAACGGCAGCATGATCGTCGCCCGTGTGAAGGGAGGGGGTTATGTAGCGCTGGCGCGCGCCTGCACGCACCAGGGTACCAACGTGCAATACCGGCTGACGCAAAACGATTTCTACTGTCCGAACCACGGCTCGGAGTTCAGTACAGTGGGTGCGGTCGAGGTCGGACCCGCCACGACGGGGCTGGCCGTGTACAAGACGGCGCTGAGTACGGACGGCAATACGCTTACGATCACGACCTAA
- a CDS encoding YceI family protein, whose amino-acid sequence MKFLLVFLCLAMPMAKRKIMADKAASTVTYSAKHPLHKWDGVSHDVNCAMIYNDETKLPESVAVSIKVASFDSDNNNRDSHAMEVLDRIKYPNVTFVSSDIKPGSDGQLVAKGTLTFHGVAKAVTIPVTRKETGSAMTLTGEFPISLTEYKVERPSLMGLKTEDDMLLKVNAVFKL is encoded by the coding sequence ATGAAATTCCTGCTCGTATTCCTTTGCCTCGCTATGCCGATGGCGAAGCGCAAGATAATGGCCGACAAAGCCGCGTCGACAGTGACGTATTCGGCCAAACACCCGCTCCACAAGTGGGATGGCGTTAGCCACGATGTAAACTGCGCGATGATCTACAACGACGAAACGAAGCTGCCGGAAAGTGTGGCCGTGTCGATCAAAGTTGCTTCGTTCGACAGCGACAACAACAACCGGGATTCGCACGCGATGGAAGTGCTCGACAGGATCAAATACCCGAACGTCACGTTCGTCAGTTCCGACATCAAACCGGGTAGCGACGGGCAGTTAGTGGCGAAAGGCACGCTGACGTTTCACGGTGTCGCCAAAGCCGTGACAATACCCGTCACGCGGAAAGAAACGGGTAGCGCGATGACGCTGACCGGCGAATTCCCCATCAGCCTGACTGAATACAAAGTTGAACGGCCGTCGTTGATGGGTCTGAAAACCGAGGACGATATGCTGCTGAAAGTCAACGCCGTGTTTAAACTGTAG
- a CDS encoding TCR/Tet family MFS transporter — protein sequence MPKRTAPALTFIFITLLLDVTGIGIIIPIFPKLIEQLIGGNISQAAQYGGFLSFVYALMQFVFSPVLGGLSDRYGRRPVLLFSLFGFGIDYLFQGFAPTIEWLFIGRILAGITGASFTTANAYIADISTPEKRAQNFGLVGAAFGVGFILGPAIGGFLGQYGPRVPFFVSAGLTLLNFVYGLFVLPESLSPENRRPFNWKRANPIGSLLNLKRYPVILGLVASLVLIYIAGFAVQGTWTFYTMEKFKWDEKMVGLSLAAIGLSFAVVQGVLSRVIIPKLGQERSVYVGLLFSSLGFILFAFASQSWMMFAFLGVYALGGIAGPSVQGIISNQVLPSEQGEIQGALASLTSVTSIVGPLIMTNLFSFFTSPIAPTYFPGAPFALGASLTLISAALARRNFARTAKKTEAVAQ from the coding sequence ATGCCTAAACGTACTGCCCCGGCGCTGACGTTTATTTTCATTACGCTATTGCTCGATGTGACGGGCATTGGCATCATCATCCCGATCTTTCCAAAGCTGATCGAGCAACTCATCGGCGGCAACATTAGTCAGGCGGCCCAGTATGGTGGTTTTCTGAGCTTCGTCTACGCACTGATGCAATTTGTCTTCTCGCCCGTTCTCGGCGGGTTAAGCGATCGCTACGGGCGACGGCCGGTACTACTCTTCTCGCTGTTTGGCTTTGGTATCGACTATCTCTTTCAGGGATTTGCGCCGACGATTGAATGGTTGTTCATCGGGCGAATACTGGCGGGGATTACCGGGGCCAGCTTCACAACAGCAAACGCGTACATCGCTGACATCAGCACGCCGGAGAAGCGTGCTCAAAACTTTGGTCTGGTCGGTGCGGCATTCGGCGTTGGGTTTATTCTGGGGCCGGCCATTGGCGGTTTTCTGGGGCAATACGGCCCACGTGTCCCTTTCTTCGTATCGGCAGGCCTAACCCTGCTCAATTTCGTCTACGGTCTGTTTGTTCTGCCCGAATCGCTGTCCCCCGAAAACCGGCGACCGTTCAACTGGAAGCGGGCCAACCCGATCGGCTCGTTGCTAAACCTGAAGCGCTATCCGGTCATCCTGGGGCTGGTTGCGTCGCTAGTGCTCATTTACATAGCCGGATTCGCCGTGCAGGGCACCTGGACGTTCTACACGATGGAGAAGTTCAAATGGGATGAGAAAATGGTTGGGTTATCGCTGGCAGCCATCGGCCTGTCGTTCGCTGTCGTGCAGGGCGTCCTGAGTCGGGTTATCATTCCCAAACTTGGGCAGGAGCGCTCGGTCTACGTGGGGCTGCTGTTCAGTTCGCTCGGCTTTATACTGTTTGCCTTCGCGTCGCAAAGCTGGATGATGTTTGCGTTTCTGGGTGTTTACGCGCTGGGCGGCATTGCCGGACCGTCGGTGCAGGGCATTATCTCGAATCAGGTACTTCCCAGCGAACAGGGCGAGATACAGGGTGCCCTGGCCAGCCTGACCAGCGTGACATCGATTGTGGGTCCGCTGATCATGACTAACCTGTTTTCTTTCTTCACCAGCCCAATAGCACCCACATATTTTCCGGGGGCGCCATTTGCGCTGGGGGCCTCGCTGACTCTGATCAGTGCCGCCCTGGCCCGGCGGAATTTTGCCCGAACTGCTAAGAAAACGGAGGCTGTAGCACAGTAA
- the dnaN gene encoding DNA polymerase III subunit beta → MKFIVSSSVLLKNLQNINGVVATNPIVPILENFLFRIDAGPDAAGGTLTITASDLQTTMTTQIPVDASESGSIAIPAKLLLDTLRSLPEQPVTINIDTDTFGTEILTDNGRYKLSGENPIDFPKLPTVTKTQSVEMTSDVLLSAINNTVFATSTDDLRPAMTGVYLQLGSDSTTFVATDGHRLIRYRRTDLGTPSASSIIIPRKALQLLKASLPEGVPVTAEFSQANASFTFGPTQLICRLIDERFPDYENAIPTNNPNVMTIGRTDLLNSLKRIMIYANRTTHQIRLSLKTNSLTISAEDLDYSNEANEKLLCDYDGDAMEIGFNAKLMAEMLSNISARMISLELSAPNRAGLLIPADKDENEDILMLVMPVMLNTYA, encoded by the coding sequence ATGAAATTCATCGTCTCCTCGTCGGTTCTGCTCAAGAACCTCCAGAATATTAACGGCGTCGTGGCAACCAACCCGATTGTGCCGATCCTCGAAAACTTCCTGTTTCGTATCGATGCCGGGCCGGATGCTGCGGGCGGCACATTGACGATTACAGCCTCGGATCTGCAAACGACCATGACCACGCAGATTCCGGTCGACGCGAGCGAGAGCGGTTCAATTGCCATTCCAGCCAAGCTACTGCTCGACACGCTGCGCAGCCTGCCCGAACAGCCGGTTACCATCAATATCGACACCGACACGTTCGGCACCGAAATCCTGACTGACAACGGCCGGTATAAACTGTCGGGCGAAAACCCGATCGACTTCCCCAAGTTGCCGACCGTCACGAAAACCCAGTCGGTTGAGATGACCTCGGATGTGCTCCTGAGCGCCATCAACAACACGGTCTTTGCAACCAGCACCGACGACCTGCGCCCAGCCATGACGGGGGTTTACCTGCAACTCGGCAGCGACAGTACAACGTTCGTCGCTACCGATGGGCACCGCCTGATCCGCTACCGCCGGACTGATCTCGGCACACCATCGGCCAGTTCGATCATTATTCCACGCAAGGCACTCCAGTTGCTGAAGGCGTCGTTGCCGGAAGGCGTTCCCGTCACGGCGGAGTTCAGCCAGGCGAACGCGTCGTTTACGTTTGGGCCAACGCAGCTGATCTGCCGCCTGATCGACGAGCGGTTCCCCGACTACGAAAACGCCATTCCGACCAACAACCCGAACGTGATGACCATCGGCCGGACCGATCTGCTGAACTCACTGAAGCGGATTATGATCTACGCCAACCGGACTACGCACCAGATTCGGCTGTCGCTGAAGACCAACTCCCTGACGATCTCGGCCGAAGACCTCGACTACTCGAACGAAGCCAACGAAAAACTGCTATGCGACTACGACGGCGACGCGATGGAGATCGGTTTCAACGCCAAGTTGATGGCCGAAATGCTGAGCAACATCAGTGCCCGGATGATTTCGCTGGAACTATCGGCTCCAAACCGCGCCGGTCTGCTGATTCCCGCTGATAAAGACGAAAACGAGGATATTCTGATGCTGGTAATGCCAGTAATGCTCAATACCTACGCTTAA
- a CDS encoding DUF2480 family protein codes for METEIINRVANSGLVSLDLEELYHPGERVLYDLKDNLYMGMILREKDFRAFLKEHDWSQYTGKNVAITCTEDAIVPTWAYMLLTIQLQPYANTVVFGTLTDLEEKLYFDAIARIDPEQYRDARVVVKGCSKVPVPVAAYVELTRILKPVVQSLLFGEPCSTVPLYKRPK; via the coding sequence ATGGAAACCGAAATCATAAACCGCGTAGCCAACAGCGGCCTTGTCTCGCTTGATCTGGAAGAGCTGTACCACCCCGGCGAACGGGTACTTTACGACCTGAAAGACAACCTGTACATGGGCATGATACTGCGTGAAAAAGACTTCCGGGCGTTTCTGAAAGAACACGACTGGAGTCAGTACACGGGCAAGAACGTCGCCATCACCTGCACAGAAGATGCGATCGTGCCAACCTGGGCGTATATGCTGTTGACGATTCAGCTTCAGCCTTACGCCAACACGGTCGTGTTCGGTACGCTGACCGATCTCGAAGAGAAACTGTACTTCGACGCGATCGCCCGCATCGACCCGGAGCAGTACCGCGATGCGCGTGTGGTGGTGAAAGGGTGTAGCAAGGTGCCCGTACCCGTGGCGGCTTATGTCGAGCTGACCCGCATCCTGAAACCCGTCGTGCAAAGCCTGCTCTTCGGCGAACCATGCAGCACCGTCCCCCTCTACAAACGACCGAAGTAA